A stretch of the Phycisphaerae bacterium genome encodes the following:
- a CDS encoding Gfo/Idh/MocA family oxidoreductase, with product MSEHIEMTRMGRRGFLAGTAATAFTVVSPSLVRGAETNSKIELGLIGCGGRGGWIADLFAKHGGYKLVACADYYQDRVDALGEKFGIDPGRRHAGLSGYKKLLEGKLDAVVIETPPYFHPEQAADAVDAGKHVFIAKPIAVDVPGCLSIGESGKKATAKKLVFLVDFQTRANEFYREAAQQVHDGVIGKLVCGEARYPWAGGVMPAPKDKQDRLRLWYCEKALSGDYIVEQNIHTLDVATWFINADPVKAVGAAASKGLRTYGNIKDCYSVTFWFPDDVLLNFMSVQCVPGVPDSIHCRIYGKDGVVDTDYYSHVWIRGKTPYKGGEFKGLYQEGAVVNIKEFHQFVTEGNYANPTVAPSVRSNLTCVLGRMAGEKAGQVVTWDEMIKANEKLEFDLSGFKS from the coding sequence GATGACCAGAATGGGACGGCGCGGCTTCCTGGCAGGAACGGCCGCGACGGCGTTCACCGTCGTGAGCCCCTCGCTGGTGCGAGGAGCGGAAACCAACTCGAAGATCGAGCTGGGCCTGATCGGTTGCGGCGGCCGTGGCGGATGGATCGCCGACCTGTTTGCCAAACACGGCGGGTACAAGCTCGTCGCCTGCGCCGATTACTATCAGGATCGCGTCGACGCGTTGGGCGAGAAGTTCGGCATCGACCCGGGAAGGCGTCACGCGGGCCTGTCGGGATACAAGAAACTTCTCGAAGGCAAGCTCGACGCGGTGGTCATCGAGACGCCGCCGTATTTCCATCCCGAGCAGGCGGCCGACGCGGTCGACGCCGGCAAGCACGTGTTCATCGCCAAGCCGATCGCCGTCGACGTGCCGGGCTGCCTGTCGATCGGCGAGTCCGGCAAGAAAGCCACGGCCAAGAAGCTCGTCTTCCTGGTCGACTTCCAGACGCGAGCCAACGAGTTTTACCGCGAGGCCGCTCAGCAGGTACACGACGGCGTCATCGGAAAGCTCGTCTGCGGCGAGGCCCGCTACCCCTGGGCCGGCGGGGTCATGCCGGCTCCCAAAGACAAGCAAGACCGACTGCGCCTCTGGTATTGCGAGAAAGCCCTGTCGGGCGATTACATCGTCGAACAGAACATCCACACGCTTGACGTGGCCACATGGTTCATCAACGCCGACCCGGTCAAGGCGGTCGGAGCGGCCGCCAGCAAAGGCCTGCGGACCTACGGCAACATCAAGGATTGCTACTCGGTGACCTTCTGGTTCCCGGACGACGTTCTGCTCAACTTCATGTCGGTGCAGTGCGTTCCCGGGGTACCCGATTCGATTCACTGCCGTATCTACGGCAAGGACGGCGTGGTGGATACCGACTACTACAGCCATGTCTGGATCAGAGGCAAAACCCCTTATAAGGGCGGGGAGTTCAAGGGCCTCTACCAGGAAGGGGCCGTGGTCAACATCAAGGAATTCCACCAATTCGTCACCGAGGGCAACTACGCAAACCCGACCGTGGCCCCATCGGTTCGCAGCAACCTGACCTGCGTTCTCGGCCGCATGGCGGGAGAAAAGGCCGGCCAGGTCGTAACCTGGGACGAGATGATCAAGGCCAACGAGAAGTTGGAGTTCGACCTGAGCGGCTTCAAGAGCTGA